tagacaatccaggaggttcctggagtgcctcgacgataacttcctaagacaggaaatagacagccctgcccgaggggatgccatactggacctgacagtcaccaatgcgagtgagctcattggggatgtcaagattggaggcagcctggtgtgcagtgaccacgcactggtggagttcacagtgctAAGGGATACGTGTCAGACAAGGAGTGTAGTCAGGAccttgaattttaggaaagcaaacctccggatCATCGtagagttagtcaataggaccccctgggaaatggtcctcagggacaagggggcagaagagagctggcagatcttcaaggacgctttccatagagcacaaggaCTCTCGATTCCCAGGTGtcagaaatcaagcaagaaagggaagagaccagcatggctgagttgggacctgctggtcaaagcagaaaaggaaggttaaagaaagcgtgccctccctgatgactgagaatggcaaactggtaacaacagacgaggagaaggctgaggttctcaacaattttttgccttagtcttcactggcagcctctctcctcacacctcccaagttgaaggacttcaagacggggacctgggggacaaagtccctcccactgtaagtgaagacaaagtttgtgaccacctgaggaacctgaacatacacaagtccatggggcctgatgcaccccagagccctgagggaattggctgatgtagttgccaagacactctccatgatgttggaaaagtcatggcagtgagGTAAAGTtggatttgatgggaggactgttcggtggataaggaactggctgaagggTCGCATCCAGAGGTGGTCATCCAgcggtcaacggctcgatgtccagatgcaGAGGGGTagcaagtggtgtccctcggggatCTGTCTTGGGacaggtgctgtttaatatcttcatcaatgatttagacagtgggatcaagtgcaccctcagcaagtttgccgatgacaccaagcggagtggtgtggttgacatgccagagggacaggatgtcatccagagggacctggggttgttcaacagcaaaaatttctataggtacacaTAGGtaagaagactagggaaggtgtgggccccctccaaaaggaaacgggggagctggtgacaagtgatatggagaaggccgaggttctcaacgacttcttttcctcagtcttcacaggcaagggctccagccacactcccggagtcacagaagacaatggcaggggttggacagaactgcccatcgtaagtgaagatcaggttcatgaccatctgatgaacctgagagtgaacaagtccatgggacctgatgggatacacccacgggtaccaAAGGAACTGGTgcatgaggttgctaaaccgctctctattatattccaaaagtcatggcagtctggtgaagtccccactgactggaaaagaggaaacataatccccattttcaaaaagggaaagaaggaggaaccagggaactctaggccagtcagtctcacctctgtgcctggtaagattatggagcagatcctcctggaggcgctgctgaggcagaagaataatgaagaggtggttggtacaatcaacatggcttcaccaagggaaaatcgtgcctgacaaacctggtggcctccTATGAGAAGGTcgcaacatcaatagacaaggggagagcaactgacgtcatttacctggacctgagcaaagcctttgacactgtcccgcatgacatcctggtctccaagctgataaaatatgggcttgatggactgacaattcagtggataaagaactggcttgacggctgcaccctaggagtggctgtcaatgggtccatgtccaagtggaggccagtgacaagtggagtccctcaaggatcagtactgggaccggtcttgtttaacatcttcgtcagcgacatggacagtggcgtagagtgcaccctcagcaagtttgccgacgacaccaagctgtgtggggcggctgacaggctggagggaagggatgccatccagagggaccttgacaggctggagaggtgggcccatgccaacctcatgaagttcaacaagaccaagtgcaaggccctccatctgggtcgggccaatcccaagcaccgatataggctgggcagtgactggcttgagaccggccctgaagaaaaggacttgggggcgctggtagatgagaagctgCACATGAGCCATCAGcatgcactagcagcccagaaagccaatcgtctcctgggctgcatcaggagaagtgtggccagcaggttgagggaggtgattctccccctctactccactctcgtgagaccccacctggagtactgcatccagttctggagcccctactacaagagagatatgggcGTGCTGGAacacgtccagagaagggccacaaggataatcagagggctggagcacctctcctatgaggacagactgagagagctgggcttgttcattctggagaaaagaaggctctgaggagaccttctagtggcctaccagtatcttaagggggcctacaagaaagctggtgagggactttttaggatgtcgggtaatggtaggactagagggaatggattaaaactggagACGGGACTATTCAGACTGgacgtcaggaagaagttctttaccaggagggtggtaagacactggaacgggttacccagagaggtggtggaaggcctggatggggctctgagcaacctgatctagtggaagatgcccctgcccatggcaggggggttggaactagatgatctttaagttcccttacAACCCTCAAaattccatcattctgtgattccatgattcagcgtggagaagagaaggctccagggagacctgatagcggccttccagtacccgaagggggcctacaagaaagcgggggaggggctgtttgcaagggcatgtagcgatgaggggcaatggttttaaactagagcagagcgggtttagattagacatttggaagaagttctttaccagcagggtggtgagacactggcccaggttgcccagagagggggtggaggccccatccctggagacattcaaggccaggcttgatgaggctctgagcaacctgatctagttgaagatgtccctgctgactgcaggggggtgggactagatggcctttagaggtcccttccaacccaacacattctatgattctaaacaggCATAAAAGTTAACCAATATAGCTAAGATATATCCCTTTTTGCCAAAAGTAGTGCATTATTggtaccaaatgatctttgaaacctcaaaaGCAGGTGTTTCTATACATCTCCACAACTGTGTAGAAAAACTTCTTTAGCTGCCATTGCAGACTTCTAAAGTTAGAAGTGAATCTCACCCTGGGAGTCTAGAGTAAAACTGAAGGTCAACTGAAAATGTTGTATCAAAACAAAGTCGGCGGCACTCAatacagcaaagggaaaatgtaAAGACCTCAGATTCAAATTCACAGTCTCTATGAGAGCTAACACCACGTGAAGATTTAGTTTTACAGATAtctggaaaaatacacaaaaataaaagggcattaaaaaagcagcaggaaagacctGATGAGAATTAGCAGAGACACACATTAGTAGTCTCTCCGGTTTAGCTAACCAATGGGGAAATCAGAGGAAATGggagtagagaaaaaaattcaagctaAGCCAACTAGAAGGTTTTTAGGAATTCTTAAGACATTCAGAGCCTAAACAAAAGCGCCACATTCAGTTGGAGAAATTGACAGGAAAGGAagtaagagaaaagcagaggtttcCATAACCTCAGACAGAATTGCCACATCCCACAGAAGTGTCTGTGTGACTGGAAAAGTAAGGCTGCTGGAAGAGTGGGTGCATATTGTACGGAGGgcgctgcattaggaggagcgtgggtcacccacaccaggggagctgtcatctcactccactgaaacctggagtggcCACCTCGGGGCTCGTGTGCCCgtcactggggcttcctgttctagacaagtggggaggaatggagagtgttcagagaagctctgccaatatgggattcatggcctcaagcacacgccccgtgaggggaggctgagggtcctggtctcctttcagcctggtgaagtgggggcTTAGAGCGTCACAGTCATAACCTGTAACTGCTTGAagggtggtttcagagatgctggagcttttcttcatggtggaaaaaaaagcaggagaaaggaaggatgccacaaagtttggattgggaggttgagaccagaaatgaccagaagaaactgtcaccccgagggcagtgctgtggtaaaAGAGGACACCCAGGGGGtggctggaccagcccatggctttgtctttccaggaacagccagggaggatggagagatatcagCCAGGGTAGTGAGATATTGGGGTGAAATCAAAAACACAATTGggtgccttcaaagaaagaggtgcaggtatggGACACTGAAGGAGCAACAccttcaggtttgctcagcatcagagccacctttaatttccctttacctacctgtcattattgcctccagttttgtgctctaacgagcccctggggaggctttgttggtaatggtcctcagtgggacccattaacactccaagaaacCTTGGAGTTTACATATGGGTTTCTCTTCTTGAGAAGTTTCCTCAGTGTCTGAGGTTCAGGGactccaccccaaacccacccgaggggtcattaaaatgccttgggctgctcctctggtgCTGAGCTGGGCCGGGCTCTTGGGACAAAGGAAGCTGATgtgaagcaggcagcagggctgagggcgctgcctgcaggcaccgaggatgggaccatcaatgcagagagagcgtgaaggcagtcgtgatggggaggagagctgagagctcactgtgggagaaagcttcccagccctctgcccggtaagtgtgaggctgcagggcaatgccgctgccgatcctgaagggttctcataaagctgtcgtagcccacagcctgtgtgatctttctctggtgtagaggaggagaagggtgtgctgcagagcagggcttccctgcagcaccgtcagagggacaggacacggtggctgccttctcctggggatggttgcaggggcatgaaggcgggtgtgcagccaggggtgcccagggctgtccttcagagcagggtcccggtgcttcaggggaactctgcctcctgccagtgccaactctaaccctgcccagtgagcttctgccctcaaggacgtgggatccagggcagcagctgcctcatctgtggccatagctgcagcagaagggactctcctgagcaccctctgtccctccctggccttgtttcccttggcagaagcatcggggcatttctccttgcttctccacccgtccctgctgctgctgctgttgctcttgttttcagtctctctggggtgggggcttcatcagcagctcagccactgaccctgcaggtcctgccatgcagatgtgtccctggtgcccaagacctcttctaacctctgggtctctaggcaatgcagtccatggggtggggataaCGTTAACTCTTCACAAAGGGCAccccatcttctgggcatccaaaagctgacagctcttccctggggaggggagtttggagatctgcactttggaactggactcctctgctctccgtgggatcatcctccagaccaaagcggggctggcaaaaagcagctgagagcaggacggatggagagaccagctctcctccttctgcactaagggtctgtcctattgcctcccaggactctcacaatagcacttgtagggtagcagaaatgccagggatttctaccttcaaacatgactcctcaAGTGGGCCAGGGGTAACAGGatcaaaatacacaaaacaacccccccagctctgttctgcagccaggggacctgggagtgacagtggtcaaaagctcttttatatcatAGTGAGATTTAACCTGCGATCACTCCTGGTTCCCATCTCCTAGGACGTTACTGTGACAAATGCAACAGGTTGTGCCCAGAGGTATttgtcctcactcttcactgctgtttccttcttggacaggcccccatgtgcagagggaGATGATGTCCAATGGCAGCTCCGTCActcacttcctcctcctggcattcgcagacacgcgggagctgcagctcttgcacttctggctcttcctgggcatctacctggctgccctcctgggcaatggcctcatcatcactgccgtagcctgtgaccaccgcctccacacccccatgtacttcttcctcctcaacctcgccctcctcgacctgggctgcatctccaccactctgcccaaagccatggccaactccctctgcgacaccagggccatctcctactcggGATGTGTTGCACAGCTCTTTCTATTTCTGACcttgatgtcagcagagttttatcttctgacagtcatggcctacgaccactatgttgccatctgcaaacccctgcactatgggtccctcctgggcagcagagcttgtgtccacatggcagcagctgcctggggcagtggctttctccatgctctgctgcacacagctaatacattttcaatatctctctgccaaggcaatggcctagaccagttcttctgtgaaatcccccagatcctcaagctctcctgcacagactcggactacctcagggaagttgggcttattgtgtttggtgcctgtttattttttacgtgttttgttttcattgtggtgtcctatgtgcagatcttcagggctgtgctgaggatgccctcacagcagggacgacacaaagccttttccacgtgcctccctcacctggtcattgtctcactgtttatcagtacttcatttttttcctacttgaagaCCCCCTCCATCACCTCGCCTGTTCTCGACCTAGTGCTGTCAATTCTGTACTCGGTgttgcctccagcagtgaaccccctcatctacagcatgaggaaccaggagctcaaggatgccctgaggaaactgactggacattttttcatcagccatagactgtgtaccttcctctgcaaaggattccCGTATCTGTTGTGACAAGCATTcactattcctcccctcctccttaacttttcacctctcATCTGTGACGCAAAACATATATGTAAACGAAGAGTtagtctctctgtgtgtttaaataaaatacatgaaccagctaacacttctttttctgagacccatcagcagcagggctgaataaacgggagatgagaggacctttctggctgcagcagcctggggcaggctgtcccagtgccactctgtcactggggcggcaggagctgcctgagggtccccagggccagggctgttgtactgggctggggagaggggatggcacagaggggctgcagacccctcagaacatCCTGTGGAGGAGGACACAGGagcccactgactgcctttgccttgtgcccaaatgccccccatctctggggctgaccctcctctgccccccagcagctgcggtgcccttcagaggggctgtggctgtggagtgagtgcccagagctctgcagcaccctggggcaggctctgctgttgggccagcgcagactgggctgggatggagagagggcaggggaggtggcagagcttggagggagctgggctgggctggaagtgcccaggaggaaaaatcctcggagtACGGCTTGTACCGTGAGAccatgcggggtgaggactcacaccagagtgtttgtggtgcagagccagggcttgtggaaaggattaaagccaggcaggtgcaggagagaggaggctggtCTGTGCCCCGGTGGCATGGACAGCCTTTCTCACCCACCGGTCTGTCTCACCGACCGTTTCCAGCACTGGTTGCTCACCCCAGGTTTACGGGTGAGTGCGACTGCGAGgccatctccatcctcctgctgaGCTCAGTACCTGGATCAGGGGAAcgtccagccctgcccgggctctctcctggcccagacctggagcagggctgtctgcacAGCCCCATGTGGGACATGGCTGGCACTCGGGAGGGGTCGGGTGCTGAGGGAGCTTCCAAAATATGATGCTCATGGGGAGCTGGGACAAAGACGACTGCCcaggtgatggtgctggggggctttTACCCACCCCTGAATGCACACTACTGTGTGGTGTGccttcacagcagggctgtggggccatgcattGGGCTCCTGGGGTAGGGACAGGTCATTGAGAGGGACCATGAAGCAGCTGCCCAGAGGTGACAGCAAGGACA
The DNA window shown above is from Larus michahellis chromosome W unlocalized genomic scaffold, bLarMic1.1 SUPER_W_unloc_1, whole genome shotgun sequence and carries:
- the LOC141736686 gene encoding olfactory receptor 14A16-like, which codes for MMSNGSSVTHFLLLAFADTRELQLLHFWLFLGIYLAALLGNGLIITAVACDHRLHTPMYFFLLNLALLDLGCISTTLPKAMANSLCDTRAISYSGCVAQLFLFLTLMSAEFYLLTVMAYDHYVAICKPLHYGSLLGSRACVHMAAAAWGSGFLHALLHTANTFSISLCQGNGLDQFFCEIPQILKLSCTDSDYLREVGLIVFGACLFFTCFVFIVVSYVQIFRAVLRMPSQQGRHKAFSTCLPHLVIVSLFISTSFFSYLKTPSITSPVLDLVLSILYSVLPPAVNPLIYSMRNQELKDALRKLTGHFFISHRLCTFLCKGFPYLL